CATCATCTCGCTGGCCGAGACGGGCGACGGCCGCTACCTGATCTCGCTGCAGGGCGTGTGCCGGTTCCGCATCGTGCAGGAGCTCGCGGCGAAGGCGCCGTTCCGGCAGTGCAAGATCATGCCGTTCCTGGCTGATCTCGAGGAGGACCCGGCCGCCGCCGAGATCGACCGGCCGGCGCTGCTCAAGGCGTTTCGCGCCTATCTGCAGGCCAACGACCTCGAGGCCGATTGGGAAAGCGTCAGCCGCGCCGAAAACGGCATGCTGGTCAACGCGCTGTCGATGATGGCGCCCTACGGGCCGGCCGAGAAACAGGCGCTCCTGGAAGCGCCGGACCTCAAGACGCGCGCCGAAACGCTGATCGCCATCACCGAGATGACGCTGGCGCGCGAGGATGACGAGTTTGGGTCCAGTCTACAATAAGTGTATTGATATTCAGGTGAGCCCGGCCTGCGAACGGCGGCTTCCTGCGCTTCCGGTGCTCACGTACTTCAAGTACGCTCCGCTCCGGTTCTCGGAATCCACCGTTCTCGACTCGGCCTGACCTGAATCTCAACACACTTAGGGCCGGGGGAATTGGACAATGGAAAAGTGCGATGCCAGCGGACGGACGTGACGGACGAAAAGCCGAGGTCGACCCGAAGCTGCTGGAACTGCTGGCCTGCCCGCTGACCAAGGGGCCGCTGACCTGGGATCCGGAGCGCAGCGAGCTGGTCTCGCGCGTGGCGAAGCTCGCCTATCCGGTGCGCGACGGCATACCGATCATGCTGCCTTCGGAGGCGCGCACGATCTCGGCCGAGGACATGCTGGCGCCGCCAACGCCGCGGCTCGGCGGGCCTTCGTAGATTTCACCCCCGCCGCCACTTCCGAAAGAATGCCGCGAACTTTCGAGGCTGGCAGGACGACCCCTCCTGTCGTCATCCCAGGGCGGAGCAGCCGCGAAGCGGCGTCGCGGAGACCCTGGGATCCATGCCGTGACGCTAGCTACGAAGTGCAACGGAGCAGAATTCTGCACCGTAGCGGCGCTCGCGGGTAACGGCATGGATCCTCTGGTCTGCGCTGCGTCGCTTCGCTCCTTGCTTCGCCCAGGATGACGAAGGCGTTTTTCACTCCCGCCGCGTTCCCTGTTGTGCTGGAAATCGCCTCACTGAAAATTGCGCCCTTTCGGCATGACCTGTTGTGCGGCACCCGACAGGGCTTCAAGATTCTGATGGACCGGCAGGCCACCGCTTGCGTCGGCCTTTGATCCAACCGGCCGTTCGGCGGACTCGATGACCGGGCGATTGGCGGACTCCAGCAGCACGCTCAGCCAGGAGGTCAAATCCTCGATCCTGTCGGCGACGATGTGAATGACGTTTGATTCATGCTGCAGCTTGCCGGTGACGCGGATGAAGCGGGCGCCCATCACCACCGGGCGGAAGCGGTCGAAGACGCGCGGCCAGATGATGACGTTGGCGATCGATTTTTCGTCCTCCAGCGTAAGGAAGATGGCGTTGCCCTTGCCCGGCCGCTGGCGGACCAGCACGAGGCCGGCGACGGAGACGCGGCGGCCGTCGCGCACCGACGGCAGCTGGGCGTTGGGGGTGATGCCGGCGTGGGTAAGCCTTTCACGCAAGAAGGCGACGGGGTGCTCCTTCAGCGACAGGCCGAGCGAGCGGTAGTCATGCACGACATGCTCGCCGAGCGGCATTTTCGGCAGTTTCGTTTCCGGCTCCAGCTCGCGCAGGCGAAGCGACGGCTGGTCGAACAGCGGCAGCTTCTCGGCGGCGCTCCTGCCGTCTAGCGCCCGGACTTCCCAGAGCGCGGCGCGGCGGTCCAGGCCGATCGAGCGGAACGCGTCGGCCTCAGCCAGTCTTTCGATCTCGCCGACATCGAGGCCGGAGCGCAGCCAGACATCCCTGACCGATCGATAGCCGCTACCGCGCTGCGCGACTAATATATCCATGCGCTCCTCCGACAGGCCCTTGATCTGGCGAAAGCCGAGGCGAACGGCATGCGCTGTCTCGATGACGTCGCGCATCGAGGCGTGGCGCTCGAGGATGCGGGACGGATCGAAGGCGGTGGCCTCCAGGGTGCAGTCCCAGACGGAATGATTGATGTCGACCTCGCGCACCTCGACGCCATGGTCGCGCGCGTCGCGGACGAGCTGGGCGGGCTGGTAGAAACCCATCGGCTGCGCGTTCAGGATCGCGGCGCAGAAGACATCCGGGTAGAAGGTCTTGAACCAGCAGGAAGCGTAGACCAGGAGCGCGAAGGAGGCGGCGTGGCTTTCGGGAAAGCCGTACTCGCCAAAGCCCTCGATCTGCTTGAAGCAGCGCTCGGCGAACTCCTTGTCGTAGCCATTGCCGACCATGCCGTCGATCATGCGCTGGCGGTAATTGCCGATCGTGCCGGTGCGCTTGAAGGTCGCCATGGCGCGGCGCAGCTCGTCGGCCTCGCCCGGCCTGAAGCCGCCGGCGACGATGGCGATCTTCATCGCCTGTTCCTGGAAAAGCGGCACGCCCAGCGTCTTGCCGAGGATCTTCTTGAGCTCCAGGCTGGGGTAATGGACCGCCTCCTTGCCCTGCCGCCGACGCAGATAGGGGTGGACCATGTCGCCCTGGATCGGGCCGGGGCGCACGATCGCCACCTCGATGACGAGATCGTAGAAATTTTCCGGCTTGAGACGCGGCAGCATCGACATCTGCGCGCGCGACTCAATCTGGAAGACGCCGAGCGTGTCGGCCCTCTGGATCATGGCGTAGACGTCCTCATGCTCCTCGGGAAGAGTGGCGAGCACGTAAGGCCGTCCAAACGGATCCCGCGCCCCCGGATAATGGTCGGTGAGCAAGGTGAAGGCGCGCTTCAGGCAGGTCAGCATGCCGAGCGCCAGCACGTCGACCTTGAGGATCTTCACCGCGTCGAGATCGTCCTTGTCCCACTCGACCATCTTGCGCTCCTCCATCGCCGTCTTGACGATGGGGACGACCTCGTCGAGCCGGTCGCGGGTGATGACGAAGCCGCCGACATGCTGGGAAAGATGGCGGGGAAAGCCCATGATCTCGTTGGCGCGCTCCAGCACCTGGCGCGACAGCGGATCGGTGCGGTCGAGGCCGCCGGCATTGGCTTCCCTTTCGCCGAGCTCGGAGGTCGACCAGCCCCAGATGGTGCTGGACAGCGCGCTGCGGACATCCTCCGACAGGCCCATGGCCTTGGCCACCTCGCGCAGAGCGGAGCGGCCGCGATAGCTGATGACGGCGGCCGCAAGCGCCGTGCGCTTGGCGCTGTATTTGTCGTAAATATAGGCGATGACCTCGTCGCGCCGCTCATGCTCGAAGTCGACGTCGATGTCAGGCGGCTCGTTGCGCTCCTCCGAGATGAAGCGCTCGAAGAGTGTGTCGATGCGCTCGGGGCCGACTTCGGTGATGCCGATGCAGAAGCAGATGATCGAATTGGCGGCCGAGCCGCGGCCCTGGCAGAGGATGTCCTTGCTGCGGGCGAATTTGACGATGTCGTGGACGGTCAGGAAGTAGCGCGCATAGTTCAGCCGCTCGATCAGCGCGAGCTCGCTGTCGATGCGTTCCAGCACATATTCGGGAACGCCGGCCGGATAGCGCCTGACCGCCCCTTCGCGGGCCAGGCGCTCGAGCTCGGCCTGCGGCCCGAGGCCGGATTCGGTCGGCTCGTCCGGGTAGTTGTATTCGAGGTCGCTGAGCGAGAAGGTCAATTCGTCGGCGAAGCGCAGCGTCTCGGCCAGCGCTTCAGGGTGACGGCGGAAAAGGCGCGCCATCTCCAGCGGCGGCTTCAGATGGCGCTCGGCATTGGCGGTCAGCTCCAGCCCGACCTCGCAGACCGGCGTGTTGAGGCGGATCGCGGTCAGCACATCCTGCAGCGGGCGGCGCTCGGCGGTATGATAGAGCACGTCGTTGGTCGCCATCAGCGGGATACGCGCATGCTCGGCCATCGCCGCTGCCTGCTCGATGCGGAAGCGGTCATTGCCGCCATAATCCGGCGCCACGGCCAATCGGAGCGCCGCGCCGAAGCGATCTTTAAGCCGGCTAATAAATTCCAGATTGCCTCCCGCGCCGCCGGACAGATTGGGCAGGATCGCCAGCGACATCCGATCGCCCCATTCGAGCAGGTCGTCGAGCTCGAGCAATGTCGCGCCCTTCTCGGTCTCGTCGCGCAGATTGGCTTGGGTCAGCATGCGGCACAGATGCCCCCAGCCCTGGCGGTCGCGGGGATAGGCGAGGATGTCCGGCGTGCCATCGCCGAACACTAGGCGGCAGCCGGGATGATAAGGCATCTTCTCCACCTTGGCCTGCTGCCAGGCGCGCACGACGCCGGCGACCGTATTCCTGTCGGCAAGCCCGATCGACGAAAAACCGTAGAATTTCGCCGTGACCACCAGCTCCTCGGGCTTGGAGGCGCCGCGCAGGAAGGAGAAATTCGAGCTTATGCCGAACTCGGCATAGGGGATGGCGGTCAGCGCGTTCATGCGAACACCCCATGCATATACCAGCGCGGCGAGGCGGCCTGGGGCGCGTTGCCGTAGAGACCCTGGCGGTAGAGCCAGTAGCGGCGTCCCTCGCTGTCCTCTATGCGATAATAGTCGCGGGTCGGCGCCTCTTCCTCGCCGGGCAGTTGCCGCCACCATTCGGCGGCGATGCGTTCCGGCCCCTCGGCGCGGGCGACGCGGTAGAGCGCGCGCCGCCAGCGGAAATTCATCGGCGGTCCTTCCGGGATCTCGGTCGCCGGCACCTCGACCGGCTCGGGCGAGCGGAACAGGCGCACCGGCCGCTCCGGCGGATAGATGGTCATCGGCGGGGCTGTTCGGGGTGGCGCCGCCCGCCCGGCCGCCGGCGCGCGCCTTTGCGGCGCTTCGGCGAAAGGCACGCTCTTGACGGCGCGCTCCGGCAGATGGCTCTCGACAACAACCGGCTTCAGCACGGCAGCCTCGCCGAGGCGGGCGCGGACGCGGTCGGCGAACAGCGCGATGTCGGCGTCATCATCCTCCGCCTCGCCGGTGAGGTTGCCCTGAACCAAGTCGAAGGCGGCGACCGACAGCACGGAAAGCCGCACGAGGTCGAAGCCGAAGCCGGCGTCGATATTCTGCTCCAACGCGGTGAGCCGCTCATGGAACAGTCTTTGGATCAGCCGCGGCTCGCGCATCGGGCGCGAGGTGCCGACGGCGATGCGGCTGACGGCGCCATCGACGCGAAAGAGAAGCAGCGCCAGCGTCCTTGCGCCTTCGCCGCGCCGTTCGAGGTCGGTCTTCAGGGCGACGGCAAGCCGGCTTATGAGCCGCTCGATGTCGTCGGTGAGCATGACCGGCTCGGCAAGATGGCGCTCGACCGAGAGCGGCGCGACGGGAAGGCGCGGCGACACGGCTTCGTCGAGGCGGCCGAGCGCCTGGTCGAGGCGCAAAAGCAGAGTGGCGCCGAAGCGGCGGGCGAGCGGCGCGCGCGGTGCCGCCATCACCGCGCCGGCGGTGCGCAGGCCTACACTTTCCAGGAGGGCGCGGGTCTCCGGCGCGATGCGCAGCGCCGACAAGGGCAGGGGCGAAAGCAGCGCCTCTTCCTCGCCGCCGGCCACGATGCGGTTGCCGTGGAAGCGCGCCGCCGCCCAGGCGGCGCCCGGCGTCGAGGCCAGGCCGGCGCGGACGTCAAAACCCTGCTGGAAGAAGCGGGTGAGGATCTCGTCCTGCATGGCGCGCTCGCCGCCGAACAGATGCGTGCAGCCGGTGACGTCGAGGAACAGCCCGTCCTCGCCGTCGATCGCCACCAGCGGCGTGTAGCGGTCGCACCAGTCGGCAAGGCCTTCGAGCAGGCGGCGGTCGGCTTCCGGGTCGGCCTCGACCACGTCGATCGAAGGGTGCATGGCGCGGGCATCGGCAATGCCCATGCCGCGTTTCAGCTTCAGCGCCTCAGCCCGCTCGTCGAGGGCTGCGATGCGCTGGGTGTTGTTGTCGCGATGGCTGATCACCAGAGGCAGGTGATCCGACGGCCGGGAACGCCAGGATCGCCCCAGACGCTGGCGCAGGATCCGCTCCGCGCTGAGATGCGGGAACCACAGCGACAGGATTCTCTGTTTTTTCCGCAAAAGCGTGCTCATTTGGGTTCCACTCCAGTGTGAATTGTCCGGGCAGGGCCGTGCGGCTCTTGCCGATATCGACCTTGAAAGCAGGGCGGCCGATCGAGCCGGCGAGCGGTCCGGCGACCGTCTCGCGGCTTGCCGAAGGCGCCGCCGAGACGATGAGGCGCACCGGTGCGGCGGTTGGATCGGCCTCGCCCGCCTGGCGCAGCAAAAGCAGTGGACGGCCGGCATTCTGGGCGCGGGCGTGCAGCCGGCGCGTGGCGGTGAGGTCGAGAAGCCGCGGGCTGCCGCGGATTTCGAGGATGACCGCGGCGAAGGCCGTCATGCGGGCGGCCTCCTCGGCGATCCACAGCGCGTCGAGCAGTTTCGGCGCCTCGGAAAACAGCAACTGTTCCGGCTCGATGCCGAACAGGGCATGAAGGCCCCTGGCGTAGGGCAGGCCGGCCTCGTGGAAGATTTCCGACGTGCCGACCCAGAGGATCGGCAGACCCTGCTTCTCCTTGAGGCTCAGGCTTACGAGCGACAGCGCGAAGCCGGCGACCGCGCCGGCATCGCGGGTCTCCAGCCCATGGATCTCGCTGAGCGCCGCCCTGGGCAGGCCGCCGCCAAGGGCGGTGTCGAAGCGCTCGATGCCGGTATGCAGGAAGGCACCCGGCGAGGCCACCGCGAGGCCGCGCCGGACGATCGTCCTGTCCGACCTGCCGGCATGGGCAGGCGCGCTCCCGGAGGGCGCCTGCAGGCGCTCGGGCAGCGTTCCCTCGATCTTCGCGATCTGGCGGCGCAGGGCAAAAACAGTGTCCCGCGCCACGGCGCTCATCGCCATGACGTTCACTTCCGGCAGCAATTGTTCCTGTTATGTTCTTATAGATTCCAGAGGCGCCCGGAAGAGTCAAGCAGAGTCCGAAGGAATTTATTCCTTCGCCTTTTACCCTGAAAGCCCATGGCCAGCCGGCTCATTTGCCTCTATCGGCGCGAAAGCCTATATGCCGGGATCAAAGGACGTTTCATGGCCCGCATCTACAAGACCCGCACTTGGCACGATCAGCTCTCGCCGTCGATGGACGAGCTGGAGCTTATGGCGCTGGAGGCCTATGCCCATCTGCCGGACGAGTTCCGCAAGCTCACCGGCGAGATCGTCATCCAGATCGCCGAATTCCCGACCGACGAGATCATGGACGACCTGTCGCTGGAGACGCCCTTCGACCTGCTTGGCCTGTTCGAGGGGCGCGGCATCGCCGAGCGCTGGAACCCGCAGACCGGCGAAGGACCGAACCGCGTCACGCTCTACCGCCGCGCCATCCTCGACTATTGGGCCGAGAACGAGGAGACGCTGGGCGACATCGTCACCCATGTGCTGATCCACGAGATCGGCCACCATTTCGGCCTGTCGGATGACGACATGGAGCGGATCGAGGAGGCAGCCGAGCAGGCGGCGGCGGGCTGAGAAACTGTTTGGAAATTCTACTCCGGCGGCCATCTGGCGGCGCTTTCTGCGCTTCCGGTGCTCACGGACAAATGTCCGCTCCGCTCCGGTTCTCGAAATCACCACCATATGACTCGCCAGAGCGAATTTCGAAACAGTCTCTAAACGCCTTCCCTACCAGTCGCTGAGCTTGGTGTCGGCTGTGTATTCCTGGCCTTCGACATCCTTCACCACGGCCTGGCCGCAGCGCATCGACTTGGTCTTCTTGTCATAGGCATAGGTCGGCGAGCCGAACAGGTGCCAGCCCTTGTTCAGCGCGGCGGTGACCTTGTGGCAGAAGGTGGAGTCGTCCGGACCGGACAGGAAGCGGTAGAGTTTCATTTTTCGAACCTATCATGTGTATCGGCGCATCATGCGCCGATGACCGCGGCCTTCGCCAGAAGTTTCTCGGCTTGCGTCAGATGCAGCCGCTCGACCATGCGGCCGTCCAGCGCGATGACCCCCTTGCCGGCATTTTCAGGCCGCGCGAACGCATCCCGGATCGCACGGGCCTCGGCAAGTACTTCGGGCGCCGGCGAGAAGGCGCGGTTCGCCGGCTCGATCTGGGCCGGGTGGATCAGCGACTTGCCGTCAAAGCCCATGGCGGCTCCCTCGGCGCATTCGCGGGCAAAAGCGTCGAGGTCGCGGAAATCATTGGCGACGCCATCGATGACGTCGAGGCCGCCGGCCCGCGCCGCCAGCACCAGCTGCATCAGCCAGGGCATCAGATAGCGCCGGTCGGGCGTCGCCAGGATGCCGGTCGCCTTTACCAGGTCGTTCGTTCCGGCCACGAAACAAGCCAACCTCGAAGCCGGATCGCGCCCGAGCTCGGCGATGGCGCCGATGTTGAGCAGCGCTTTCGGCGTCTCGACCATCGCCCATAGTTTCACGCCGTCCGGCACGGAATTGTCGTCGAGCAGGTCGCCGGCCTCGAGGATGTCGCGCGGCGTGCCGATCTTGGGCAGGAGAATGCCGTCGGGCTCGGCCTTGGCGACAGCCAGAAGATCGTCGGCGCCCCATTCGCTGGCCAAGGCGTTGATGCGCACCACCATCTCGCAGCGTTTTTCGGGCCGGGCGAGAATGCCGGCGACCTTGTCGCGCGCGGGAACCTTGTCAGCAGGCAGGACGGCGTCCTCGAGATCGAAGATGACGGCATCGCAGGCCAGCGAGCCGATCTTGGCGAGCGCCTTGTCGTTCGAGGCGGGGATGTAAAGCACGGAGCGGCGCGGGCGGTAGGTGTCGACGGTCATGGCCGATCTATGCCGGGTGATGGCGTGGGAGGCAAGGCGGAGGTTAATCTCCCCCCTTTGAGGAGGAGATGTCGCCGCAGGCGACAGAGGGGGTCGCCGCGCGTGAAGCGCCGGCGTTCTGCGCGGCAAGAATGAGGTCGGCCCTTTACGCGCTAGGACCCCCTCTGACCGCTTCGCGGCCCTCTCCCCCTCGAGGGGGAGAGGGCGACCTGCCTGCACGAAATCTGCAAATCCTTACGGAAAACCTCCTCCATTCCGCCGCGCGCTTACCGCGTCCGTCTGCGACAAGGCCGTCATGCAAAAGCCACACACATCCCGCTGGACCCTGCCGCGCCGGCTCCGCGACGAAGGCTGGTGGCTCGTCGCGCCGCAAAGACTGCGCGTCGCGGCGGACGTCCTGCTTTTCCCGCCGAGGTCGCGCCATGTGGCGGATACGCCGAGGAGGGTCCGGCGATGAGGCTCTTTGCCAACCATGCCATGGGCTCTGTCCAGGCATGCACGGATGCCCGAGCGCGTTGCGGTCTCATGGGCTTGTCCCGACACAGCTCCGGACCGAAAACAATTTCGCACTTTTCCTTGGAATTGCTCTAATCCTGCCGTCACCCAAGCTTACCCGCCGGACTATTGACCGATGCCGCACAACATACTCGTCGCCGACGACGACCCGCATATCCGCGAGATCATCTGCTTCGCGCTGGAAAAGGCCGGCATGAAGACGGCCGCCGTCGCCGACGGCGCGGCAGCGCTCCAGGCGGTCGAGCGGCGCGCGCCCGATCTCATCGTGCTCGACATCGGCATGCCGGAGATGGACGGGCTGGAGGTCTGCCGGCGGCTGAGGCAAAGATCCGACGTGCCGGTGCTGTTTTTGTCCGCGCGGGATGAGGAAATCGACCGCATCCTGGGGCTGGAAATGGGCGGCGACGACTATGTGACCAAGCCGTTCAGCCCGCGCGAGCTGGTCGCCCGCGTCAACGCCATCCTCCGGCGCGCGCGTCCGGCGCCGGTCGAGGAAGAAGCGGACGAGCGGGAATTCGCGCATGGCAAGCTCATGCTTGTCCCGGCAAGCCATGCGGCGAGCTTCGACGGCAAGCCGCTCACCCTGACGGCGATCGAATTCGCCATCCTGAAAGGCTTCCTCGCCCGCCCGCTTCACGTGCTTGGCCGCGACGCGGTGATGGCCAATGCCTATGCCTCGAACATCCATGTCTCGGAACGCACGGTCGACAGCCACATCCGCAACGTGCGGGCCAAGCTGGCGGCAGTCGGCTGCGCCGATGCGATCGCGACGGTGCATGGCGTCGGCTTCCGGCTCGGCCGATGCGGTGGTTGAGCAAGGAAAGGTGGCGGCCGCGGCTCGCCACCGTCGTCATCGCCATCCTGATCGTGGTCATGGCCCTGCCGCTGGTCGGGCTGTTCTTCTTCCGGCTCTATGAGAACCAGCTGATCCGCCAGACCGAGGGCGAGCTGATCGCGCAAGGGGCGGTCGTCGCCGCCGTCTATGCAAAGGAGGTGCGCGCCGCCGGCATTTCCCAGGACAGGTTGGGTTCGCCGATCTCGGCCGATCCGGCGCGGGACAACAACTATCCCTATGA
This region of Mesorhizobium sp. M2A.F.Ca.ET.046.03.2.1 genomic DNA includes:
- a CDS encoding LON peptidase substrate-binding domain-containing protein is translated as MRVGNALYRLAKDLPPAIPVFPLAGALLLPGGRMPLNIFEPRYLQMIDQAMAGSRLIGMIQPSLDGALRDDGEPELCSVGCAGRIISLAETGDGRYLISLQGVCRFRIVQELAAKAPFRQCKIMPFLADLEEDPAAAEIDRPALLKAFRAYLQANDLEADWESVSRAENGMLVNALSMMAPYGPAEKQALLEAPDLKTRAETLIAITEMTLAREDDEFGSSLQ
- a CDS encoding Trm112 family protein, whose product is MPADGRDGRKAEVDPKLLELLACPLTKGPLTWDPERSELVSRVAKLAYPVRDGIPIMLPSEARTISAEDMLAPPTPRLGGPS
- a CDS encoding error-prone DNA polymerase, translated to MNALTAIPYAEFGISSNFSFLRGASKPEELVVTAKFYGFSSIGLADRNTVAGVVRAWQQAKVEKMPYHPGCRLVFGDGTPDILAYPRDRQGWGHLCRMLTQANLRDETEKGATLLELDDLLEWGDRMSLAILPNLSGGAGGNLEFISRLKDRFGAALRLAVAPDYGGNDRFRIEQAAAMAEHARIPLMATNDVLYHTAERRPLQDVLTAIRLNTPVCEVGLELTANAERHLKPPLEMARLFRRHPEALAETLRFADELTFSLSDLEYNYPDEPTESGLGPQAELERLAREGAVRRYPAGVPEYVLERIDSELALIERLNYARYFLTVHDIVKFARSKDILCQGRGSAANSIICFCIGITEVGPERIDTLFERFISEERNEPPDIDVDFEHERRDEVIAYIYDKYSAKRTALAAAVISYRGRSALREVAKAMGLSEDVRSALSSTIWGWSTSELGEREANAGGLDRTDPLSRQVLERANEIMGFPRHLSQHVGGFVITRDRLDEVVPIVKTAMEERKMVEWDKDDLDAVKILKVDVLALGMLTCLKRAFTLLTDHYPGARDPFGRPYVLATLPEEHEDVYAMIQRADTLGVFQIESRAQMSMLPRLKPENFYDLVIEVAIVRPGPIQGDMVHPYLRRRQGKEAVHYPSLELKKILGKTLGVPLFQEQAMKIAIVAGGFRPGEADELRRAMATFKRTGTIGNYRQRMIDGMVGNGYDKEFAERCFKQIEGFGEYGFPESHAASFALLVYASCWFKTFYPDVFCAAILNAQPMGFYQPAQLVRDARDHGVEVREVDINHSVWDCTLEATAFDPSRILERHASMRDVIETAHAVRLGFRQIKGLSEERMDILVAQRGSGYRSVRDVWLRSGLDVGEIERLAEADAFRSIGLDRRAALWEVRALDGRSAAEKLPLFDQPSLRLRELEPETKLPKMPLGEHVVHDYRSLGLSLKEHPVAFLRERLTHAGITPNAQLPSVRDGRRVSVAGLVLVRQRPGKGNAIFLTLEDEKSIANVIIWPRVFDRFRPVVMGARFIRVTGKLQHESNVIHIVADRIEDLTSWLSVLLESANRPVIESAERPVGSKADASGGLPVHQNLEALSGAAQQVMPKGRNFQ
- a CDS encoding DUF6504 family protein translates to MISHRDNNTQRIAALDERAEALKLKRGMGIADARAMHPSIDVVEADPEADRRLLEGLADWCDRYTPLVAIDGEDGLFLDVTGCTHLFGGERAMQDEILTRFFQQGFDVRAGLASTPGAAWAAARFHGNRIVAGGEEEALLSPLPLSALRIAPETRALLESVGLRTAGAVMAAPRAPLARRFGATLLLRLDQALGRLDEAVSPRLPVAPLSVERHLAEPVMLTDDIERLISRLAVALKTDLERRGEGARTLALLLFRVDGAVSRIAVGTSRPMREPRLIQRLFHERLTALEQNIDAGFGFDLVRLSVLSVAAFDLVQGNLTGEAEDDDADIALFADRVRARLGEAAVLKPVVVESHLPERAVKSVPFAEAPQRRAPAAGRAAPPRTAPPMTIYPPERPVRLFRSPEPVEVPATEIPEGPPMNFRWRRALYRVARAEGPERIAAEWWRQLPGEEEAPTRDYYRIEDSEGRRYWLYRQGLYGNAPQAASPRWYMHGVFA
- a CDS encoding metallopeptidase family protein — its product is MARIYKTRTWHDQLSPSMDELELMALEAYAHLPDEFRKLTGEIVIQIAEFPTDEIMDDLSLETPFDLLGLFEGRGIAERWNPQTGEGPNRVTLYRRAILDYWAENEETLGDIVTHVLIHEIGHHFGLSDDDMERIEEAAEQAAAG
- a CDS encoding DUF1737 domain-containing protein gives rise to the protein MKLYRFLSGPDDSTFCHKVTAALNKGWHLFGSPTYAYDKKTKSMRCGQAVVKDVEGQEYTADTKLSDW
- a CDS encoding CoA ester lyase, whose translation is MTVDTYRPRRSVLYIPASNDKALAKIGSLACDAVIFDLEDAVLPADKVPARDKVAGILARPEKRCEMVVRINALASEWGADDLLAVAKAEPDGILLPKIGTPRDILEAGDLLDDNSVPDGVKLWAMVETPKALLNIGAIAELGRDPASRLACFVAGTNDLVKATGILATPDRRYLMPWLMQLVLAARAGGLDVIDGVANDFRDLDAFARECAEGAAMGFDGKSLIHPAQIEPANRAFSPAPEVLAEARAIRDAFARPENAGKGVIALDGRMVERLHLTQAEKLLAKAAVIGA
- a CDS encoding response regulator transcription factor, whose product is MPHNILVADDDPHIREIICFALEKAGMKTAAVADGAAALQAVERRAPDLIVLDIGMPEMDGLEVCRRLRQRSDVPVLFLSARDEEIDRILGLEMGGDDYVTKPFSPRELVARVNAILRRARPAPVEEEADEREFAHGKLMLVPASHAASFDGKPLTLTAIEFAILKGFLARPLHVLGRDAVMANAYASNIHVSERTVDSHIRNVRAKLAAVGCADAIATVHGVGFRLGRCGG